The nucleotide window AGGCCAGGATGCGCTCCTCCAGTTCCGGGAAGTTCACCTTGGACGAGGCCGGTGTGAACCCCATGGCCACTCCCTCCCAGAACAAACAAAAATGCCCGCCCGGTAGGGACGGGCAATCACCCGCGGTACCACCCTCCTTCAGGTGCTGAGCGCACCTGCTCTCGGCCGGAACAGGGCTCACCAGCCCGATTCCGCCCTCCCGCTCACGGGGGAGGTACCGGCCCCGACTACTGGGAGGCGATCCGTTCGCCGGGCAGCTCAGGGGCGATCTTCCCGCGCTTCCTGCCGCCGCCTCTCACCACCGCGGCTCTCTGCAGCACCGGAATCCGCGGTACTCCTCCCCTTCCTCGCTTTGCCCGGAATTCTACCACGCGGTCCGGTCCGACCGTCAACGTCCGCGGGGCTCTAGGCTGAAAAGTGTGGAGGTGAAGGGAGCAGGCGGCAGACGAACCACGGGATGGCTAGGAGACCACATCCCGGAGCGGTGTGCGTGGATCTCAAAGATCGTTGAGCGCAAGCTGGCCTGAAGGGTCCTGCCTCAGGCCGCCGTGGTGGTCGACCCCTTCCACGTCCTCCAGGATGCCAACCGCGGGGTGGACGAGGCCCGAAGAATCGAGCAGGAGCTGGGCAAGCGCAAGATCCCCCGCTGGCCCCTGCTCAAAAACCAGGAGGAGCTGACCCCCAAGCAGACACAGACCCTCCTCGCCATCTGTCACCAGTACCCCACCCTGGCCCAGTGGAACTGGGCCAAAGAGCAGCTCCGCGCTTTCTACCGCGCCCCCAGCCCCGCCCACGCCCTCCTGGACCGCCTGCTCTTCTTCCTCCAGCACGCCGAGGACGCCGAACTGGTCCGCTGGGGCCGCACCCTCCGGGCCTGGAAAGCCGAGCTGCTCAGCGACCACCAGCACCGCATCACCAGCGCCTACACCGAGGGCGTCCACACCAAGATCAAGCTGCTCAAGCGCCTCAGCTACGGCTTCCGAAACCGCCACATGTATGTGCGAAAAATGCTCCTCGGCCTTGTTCCCTTGGCTTTCCTGCTCCGGCCACCACACTTATTGACCTAGAGCCCGTTCGCGGGCTCCCCGACCTATCGCCGTCCCTCCGAAACCCCTACGCACACCTGCATCCCGAGGACTTCCCGGCACTCGGGCGGTCGGACCGGCTCCTGAGTTGCGACAGGAGGCAGGGAGGTGCGGATCGCGCTCCACAGCAGGATGGCACCCTGCCCCCGGGTCAGGTAGGGACTGGTCGTGGATACGCTCCCCGGAAGTCCCAGGGCCCGCAGGAGGGAGAGCGCGGACGAGACGGAGAGGGGATATCCCAGGATGGCATAAGATGCCGAGCGCACCGCCAGTACTGTCTCCAGGGCGGTGGAAGTCCCGCGGGCCCGGAGGAAGTGCTCCAGGTTCTCCATCCACTCCCGCAGGGACATGCTGCGCTGCAGATGGAGTCCTCCCCGCAGCCGGTAGGAGCCGTTGAAAAGTCCTCGCCGGAGCAGTTCTACCGCCTCCGGGTACCCGGGATCCAGCACGTCCTCGGGGAGAGGGGGCCTGGGAGCGCTGAGGCGGATGCCCGCTGCGAGAAGGGCTCGTCGGAGGGTCCGCAGCGCCTGGGAATCCTCCAGGAAGACCGTGAGAGGACGCCCCATGGACCGGGCCAGGGCCACCGCGATCCCCGCGGCTTCTCCCAGGCTCATCTGTAAGGGCACAACCCGGGCGGAAAAGGCGGCCACGGAATCAAAAGAGGCCGCGGGGGAGACCACCAGGAGGTTGGTGAACCCGTCCGGCACAAGGCACCGGAGGGGAACCCCGTAAGGGGCGGGAACGCCGGGGAGATAAGGGGGTTCTCCCGCGATGTAGCTCTGGCCGTCCATAGGATATCCGCCCAGGGAGAGGGCATCCGGGAAGTTGCGGCCGTAGAGGACGTCATCCGCCCGCAGACGATAGAGGCCCACGAGATGCCGGCTCTCCCGAATGTAGAGGGAGGGTGCCACGCCCACGAGCTCCGCGGGGCCGAAGAGGTCGGGGGCCGTACGCCGGAGGAAGTGCACCACCCTCCTCCCCTCCGCCTGGGCCTGGAGATAGGCCTCCCGGAGGCTCTCCGCGTCGGTGGCGTCCACCCCGAACACCTGCAGCCCCTTCACCAGGACCGTGCCATCGTCCTGGAGAGCCAGCTCCAGGCCCCGAAGAGCAAACCGCCCGGGATCACTGGGAACATACCGGGCCGCGAGGTCGTTGAACCCCCACACCAGCCTCCCGATCCGGCCGTTTCCCGTGGGGCACGGGCGACGCGGGCAGGCCGCAGCCCCTACCTTCTCCCAGGAGAGGCCCGCGAGTCGGAAGATCAGCCCTGCTGCCATCTGACGGCGATCCAATCCCGTATCCTCCCGGCCCACCGTAAACCGGGCGCCGGCCACCGCCGCGAGGGTGGCGAGGTCCGTGGCGTCCAGAAACGCGGTGGCCCGAACCTCCACCGTCCCTCCTGGCGTCGCGAAGGAAGCCGTCTCCAGGCGGCGGTGGGCCACCTGAACGCCTACCAGTCGCCACCCCAGGCGGGGAACCACGGAGGCCTCGGAGAGCATCCCCCTGAGCACCTGCTCCGCCCGGCGCACCTCCACCCCGTCCCAGCTGCCCAACCTCTGGATGAACTGCACGGTGAGCCCGCCCGACAGGGGTCTCCCCTCACGGTCCCGGCTTAGATCCAGGGTGTTGAGCCAGCTTTGGGAGAACGTACCCCCGACCTTCTCGGAGGGTTCCGCAAGCAGCACCCGAAGGCCCCGCAAGGCCGCGGCGGCCGCCGCGGTCACGCCTTGGGGCGTGGCCCCGTACACGAGAAGGTCCACCTGGAGGGAGCGGGGTTGGGCGGCAAGACGGCCTGGAAGGGTCAGGAAAAGTCCCACCACCAAGCAGAGGCAGATCCCGTAGAAAGGGCTGCGTTCCCGCACCGACGAGTTCCTCCTGATCCCGTCATCACCTAGCCTAGATAAGATTACAGGCACCGCCGCCCGGATTCCTCCCGGATTCCTACAGAGCTCCCGCTTCCCTTGAACTCGGGGGCGCCTCTCCGTAGCATGGCAGGGGAAACTTCCATGCGGCAGGCCTACCTGGAAGCCCCGCGGCGGCTTGTACTGCGGGAAGTACCGGTGCCACATCCGGCTTCCGGGGAGGTCGTGGTGCGCCTCAGAGTAGCCCTCACCTGCGGCACGGATCTCAAAACCTACCGGCAGGGGCACGTACGGATCCCCGTACCGGGCCCCTTCGGACACGAGGGAGCGGGCGAGATCGCCGCAGTGGGGGAGGGTGTAGAGGGATGGGGGATGGGTGAGCGCGTGATGTGGCTCCCCACGGCTCCTTGTGGGACCTGTCCGCGCTGCGGGGAGGGACGCGGCAACCTCTGCCAACGGCTCTTCGAACCCTGCCGGATGGCCCTAGGGGTCTACGCGGACTACGTCCGTCTCCCCGCGGATGTGGTACGCCACCACCTCTTCGCCATCCCGCCCACGATTCCGGATCCCGTGGCCGCGCTCCTGGAGCCCCTCGCGTGCGCAGTCCGGGGAGTGCGCCGACTGGGAATCCCCGACGACGTCTTGGTGGTGGGAGGGGGCCCCATGGGAGCCCTCCTAACTTTGGTGCTGAAGATGCAGGGAGCTCAGCACCTTACGGTGCTCGCCCGTCGGCCGAGAGGCGCGGCCTACGCGCGGGAGCTGGGAGCTGAAGTGGTGGAGGGAAGTCTCGAGGCGTGCATGGGGGAACTCCGGACCCGACGGCCGGAGGGATTCGGGGCCGTGGTGGAATGTACGGGGAAGCGGGAGGTCTGGGAGAGGTCCGTGGAGCTGGCCCGGCCCGGTGGGTGCGTGCTCCTTTTCGGGGGACTCGCCCGGGGTACCCGGGTCCGCTTCGATGCCGGCCGCCTGCACTACGACGAGATCACGGTCACCGGCTCCTTCCACTACACCACGGAGGACGCCCGCCAGGCGTACGGGCTGTTGTCTCGGGCCGCGGCAGAACTGGCTTCCCTCATCACCCACACGCGGCCGCTCCGAGAAGTGGTCTCCGTCTTCGAGGAGCTGGACCGGGGAATGGATGCCCTGAAGGTGGCCCTCTTACCGGACGCCGCATGAGCCCGCTGCCCGCCACCATGCACGCCGCGGTGCTGCGGGCACCGGGCGAGGTGGAGATCCGGGAGCTTCCCACCCCGCATCCGGGCCCCGGGGAGGTGGTGGTCCGGGTGCGGGCCTGCGGAATCTGCGGATCAGACC belongs to Armatimonadota bacterium and includes:
- a CDS encoding FAD-dependent oxidoreductase, which codes for MRERSPFYGICLCLVVGLFLTLPGRLAAQPRSLQVDLLVYGATPQGVTAAAAAALRGLRVLLAEPSEKVGGTFSQSWLNTLDLSRDREGRPLSGGLTVQFIQRLGSWDGVEVRRAEQVLRGMLSEASVVPRLGWRLVGVQVAHRRLETASFATPGGTVEVRATAFLDATDLATLAAVAGARFTVGREDTGLDRRQMAAGLIFRLAGLSWEKVGAAACPRRPCPTGNGRIGRLVWGFNDLAARYVPSDPGRFALRGLELALQDDGTVLVKGLQVFGVDATDAESLREAYLQAQAEGRRVVHFLRRTAPDLFGPAELVGVAPSLYIRESRHLVGLYRLRADDVLYGRNFPDALSLGGYPMDGQSYIAGEPPYLPGVPAPYGVPLRCLVPDGFTNLLVVSPAASFDSVAAFSARVVPLQMSLGEAAGIAVALARSMGRPLTVFLEDSQALRTLRRALLAAGIRLSAPRPPLPEDVLDPGYPEAVELLRRGLFNGSYRLRGGLHLQRSMSLREWMENLEHFLRARGTSTALETVLAVRSASYAILGYPLSVSSALSLLRALGLPGSVSTTSPYLTRGQGAILLWSAIRTSLPPVATQEPVRPPECREVLGMQVCVGVSEGRR
- a CDS encoding transposase, encoding MPQAAVVVDPFHVLQDANRGVDEARRIEQELGKRKIPRWPLLKNQEELTPKQTQTLLAICHQYPTLAQWNWAKEQLRAFYRAPSPAHALLDRLLFFLQHAEDAELVRWGRTLRAWKAELLSDHQHRITSAYTEGVHTKIKLLKRLSYGFRNRHMYVRKMLLGLVPLAFLLRPPHLLT
- a CDS encoding alcohol dehydrogenase catalytic domain-containing protein, producing MRQAYLEAPRRLVLREVPVPHPASGEVVVRLRVALTCGTDLKTYRQGHVRIPVPGPFGHEGAGEIAAVGEGVEGWGMGERVMWLPTAPCGTCPRCGEGRGNLCQRLFEPCRMALGVYADYVRLPADVVRHHLFAIPPTIPDPVAALLEPLACAVRGVRRLGIPDDVLVVGGGPMGALLTLVLKMQGAQHLTVLARRPRGAAYARELGAEVVEGSLEACMGELRTRRPEGFGAVVECTGKREVWERSVELARPGGCVLLFGGLARGTRVRFDAGRLHYDEITVTGSFHYTTEDARQAYGLLSRAAAELASLITHTRPLREVVSVFEELDRGMDALKVALLPDAA